A section of the Mesorhizobium loti genome encodes:
- a CDS encoding DUF3572 domain-containing protein, giving the protein MANAASMREEAETIAVKALGFVASDPELLPRFLAITGIEAHSIRKAAGEPGFLAGVLQFILAHEPTLMRFAEETGTPPAAVGKALRALPLGDDNHEHSI; this is encoded by the coding sequence ATGGCAAACGCGGCGTCAATGCGCGAAGAGGCGGAAACCATTGCCGTGAAGGCGCTGGGCTTCGTTGCCTCCGATCCGGAGCTGTTGCCGCGTTTTCTTGCGATCACCGGAATAGAGGCGCATTCGATCCGCAAGGCCGCCGGCGAGCCGGGTTTCCTGGCCGGCGTGTTGCAGTTCATTCTCGCCCACGAGCCGACGCTGATGCGCTTTGCCGAGGAAACCGGCACGCCGCCGGCGGCCGTCGGCAAGGCGTTGCGCGCATTGCCGCTCGGCGACGACAACCATGAGCATTCCATATGA